gaggggggaaaaaatcctttctctGTGGGGTGTGGAAGGAGAGCTGCACTGTCAGCACTTCTTGCTCCAGATGCCTCACCTGGAGGTGTCAGTTCCTTGGCCAGGAGGTTTCTCCACTGGAGTGTTCAATGCAGGTGACCCAGGGgagctgaagccttctccagcagcacctcagcatcACCTCCAGACCCAAGGCCCCACCACACACTTCTCTAAGGCTCTCTAAGCAACACcaacctccctctgctgctccttgggaAAATGATCACAGGCTCCCAGGGGCAATGGGGTGGACCAGGAGCTGCCTCAGGAGGAAGGCTTCTTCTGAAGCACCCTGGAgatgaagcttgaggaggggacaaggggcaatggatggaaaacgcagcacaggaggttccacctcaacatgaggaggaacttcttccctgggagggtcccagagcactggaacaggctccccagagaggttgtggagtctccttctctggagaccttccagccccatctggatgtgtccttgtgtgacctgtgctggattctctgctcctgatctggcaggggtgttggactggaagatctccagaggtcccttccaacccctatcatcctgtgagcctgtgacctgTGGGCAGTTAGCCACcaaggtggcagcagctgatgcCACCCCAAACAGGCAAGACAGGGGTCCAGGGGACAAACTGCTCTGGGGCAATCCCCAGGGGCAGCACAATTACCCTCCACATCCCGCAGGGTGGGATGGTGCCAGCTGGGTCCACCTTGTTCTGAGTGGCTCCTGGCTGGGTGGgggcctgcctgcagctcccaggtgTGCTTCATCTGGGCTGGAGTGCTGCTGGTATAAAAGTCTCCTCATCAACACCTTCTCCTTGAGCTGGTTCTCCTGAGGTCAGGATGGGGTCTGGAGGCAGCCTGGGTGTTGCTCTCTTCTActgggtgctggctggagcagtaTCTTACAGCCCTTGGAGCTTCCCCCAGAGGAGCTCAGGGGTCCTGAGGGTCCGGGGGGACTCCTCTTGGAGCCAGCCTCGTGTGCCTCCCTTCTCCCAGTCCTCTCCCTGGGCATGGGTGGATGTCTCCCAGTTGCAGGCTGCTGTCCCCCTGCACCCTGTGGCTGTGCAGTGCCAGGAGGCCCAGATGGTGGTCAGGGTGCACAGAGACCTCTTTGGCACTGGACGTCTGGTCAAGGCTGCAGACCTGAGCCTGGGCTCAGCCTCCTGCTTGCCTGTGGCCCAgagtgctgctgagggcactgtgaccttcagagctgggctgcatgagtgtggcagcaccctgcaggtgaggtggggtgctgggctgaggggGTTCCTCCATCCCTGGTGATGCTGTGTTGGAAAACTTCAGGAAATTTGGGGttttaggttttcttttttccccccatgggcagagtggtcagggagtggaatgtgctgcccagggaggaggttgagtcaccacctttggaggtctctaaaggtggtttggatgtggtgctggtgggtatggcttaggggtgaagCTTGtggagcagggttctgggttggacctggtcatcctgagggacttttccaacctgaaggtttctgtgaggctgtgacATGAAAGCCTCTGTGGGTtttgagcagagctgggtggttGAATGGGAATGATGGTggacagctgagctgctgaggagcacagaCCTGGCTCCTAGGAATGAGCTGGCAAAGGGGGAAGCCCAaggttggggtgaggagggtcttggctgcttgcagcagctctccagggaggggtggtgtggccatggcagagcTGGTTTGGGGGTGCCAATACCATCCTCAAGGCCTGGATGTGTTGCCCACCCAACAGCAAGCAAGGGTTGTGGTGGGTTTAGGTGCTGGCCAAATGCAACTGGAGGTGGGAGGAtgtggcacagcttgaaactgcAGGGATGGGTGCTGGAGGAGTAGGGAAAGGGCTTTGTAGATCttctcagcaggacaggaggagaCCTGACTGGAGCTGGTAGGTCCCAGTTTAGCTCAGGGAGGAGGTTTGGAGACCTACtgccctccagcccctgcctgcctggtgtGTGGGTTCTGGCTGGAGTGCCAAAGGCCTTGAGcctgagctcctgcagagctggcaccgTGTTGGGATGGCAGCACAGAGCCTCCTGGCACCCTCCAGGTGCTGGACTGGGAGCATAggggacaacctgtgccagattGGGATGGGCTGACAGGTAGGaggtggggtcagtgtccctggaggggtttaagcCAAGCCTGGGTAAAGCCCTTAGTGCTGCTGATGGAGGaggtggggtcagtgtccctggaggggtttaagcCAAGCCTGGGTGAAGCCCTTGGTGCCATGgactggttgattagttagggttggacttgctgaccttgaaggtctcttccagcctggctggtcctcagctgcaggagctgtgtgtgtcCCAGCACAGGGGGtgctgaggctctgggcagttttgttttcctgccttaTCTGCCCCAACCTCCCTTCTAGGTGACCCCAGACTCCCTGATCTACAGAACCAGCCTGTCCTACAAACCTTCTCCTGCCAACCTGCTGATTGTAAGAACCAGTGCAGCTGTGGTGCCTATTGAGTGCCACTACCCCAGGTGAGCCGAGGgggaggggtgtgtgggggaggggtgtgggggaggggtgtgtggggggcgggtgggggggaggtgtgggaggtgctggtggcatcTTTGTGGACCTGCAGCCTTTCCACTTAGGAGGGGCAACGTCAGCATCAGTGCTGTGCAGCCTACCTGGGCTCCCTTCTACTCCACCCTGGCCGGGGAGGAGGAGCTGATCTTCTCCCTACGCCTCATGAATGGTCAGTGCAGCCCTCCcagcccttttttttccccccttcccctcccctgcagAAGGGACCCAAGGGGTTGCTCAGGAGCTGCTCCGAGCTGATCTCTCCCCTTGGGTCTGCCTTCCAGATGACTGGAGCTCCGAGAGGCTCTCCAATGGCTTCCAGCTGGGAGAAAGGCTGCACCTCCAGGCTGATGTGGCTGCTGGGAGCCATGTCCCTCTCAGGCTCTTTGTGGATGACTGTGTTGCCACCCTCAGCCCAGAGAGCAGCCCCTCTCCTCGCTACGCCTTGATCGACCTCAGCGGGTGGGTGAGGGCTTGGGGTGCCCCTCTTGGGGGTGGGTGCCCCTCTTGGGGGTGGGTGCCCCTCTACTTCTGCCTCTTCTTCAGGTGCT
The DNA window shown above is from Indicator indicator isolate 239-I01 chromosome 16, UM_Iind_1.1, whole genome shotgun sequence and carries:
- the LOC128972250 gene encoding zona pellucida sperm-binding protein 3-like gives rise to the protein MGSGGSLGVALFYWVLAGAVSYSPWSFPQRSSGVLRVRGDSSWSQPRVPPFSQSSPWAWVDVSQLQAAVPLHPVAVQCQEAQMVVRVHRDLFGTGRLVKAADLSLGSASCLPVAQSAAEGTVTFRAGLHECGSTLQVTPDSLIYRTSLSYKPSPANLLIVRTSAAVVPIECHYPRRGNVSISAVQPTWAPFYSTLAGEEELIFSLRLMNDDWSSERLSNGFQLGERLHLQADVAAGSHVPLRLFVDDCVATLSPESSPSPRYALIDLSGCLVDGRSDDTTSAFLSPRPRQETLQFMVDAFRFAGDNGNLIYITCHLKVSPADQAPNPWTKACSFNKASSLWAPVEGTGDICSCCETNNCPLHGGSSQRVNPAARWPGRRARRDTSSKQGGPSSTAEAEVSIGPLLILDSAQGPWSSSEGLAPAGKTTPDAGEGFPVLAEVAMFIAAILLSLTALGLFLVCRKCGCPVVSL